In Magnetococcales bacterium, the following are encoded in one genomic region:
- a CDS encoding methyl-accepting chemotaxis protein, with translation MSDFAGTLKASSLNDSLKSQLTAAMVPYGEVFARTVAEKRRDGAASSATANKLSATAKVVEKLLDANYVTGVWRDYLEVRKHEKDYLLRGADKYIGKLDKTIAAIVKNTQASVLPEGGRNAVLDDLAVYQGAFHKLVAEDGNIAGMTAAMREAVHRIEPMVADLVEDGEKMMGDTAIATEQEVAQGSRQALIVSGVILLLGAFFAVVIGRAVSGPLVRLKGMSDQFSQGDLTVTTDISRSDEVGMMAQGLSRTVAKLREVMSQAKSASSNVAAGSQELSDASQQLSQGATQQAAAIEETSSAMEEMVSNIQQNADNAQTTEQISQKASKDAVESGDAVNEAMSAMKMIAEKISIIEEIARQTNLLALNAAIEAARAGEHGKGFAVVAAEVRKLAERSQSAAGEIGGLSASSVSVAERAGGMLEQLVPDIQKTAELIQEITAASIEQNQGATQINKALQQLDQVIQQNAGQAEEMAATSEELFAQADTLQSAVGFFHTGEEGGAVRTTPRSRLPRQKALGAPPQRARPTGALLEMNAGPGGGSGDDEFENF, from the coding sequence ATGTCTGATTTTGCCGGAACCCTCAAAGCGAGCAGCTTGAACGACAGCCTGAAAAGTCAGCTGACGGCAGCCATGGTCCCTTATGGAGAGGTTTTTGCCCGTACGGTGGCGGAAAAGAGGCGGGATGGTGCGGCATCCTCCGCCACGGCGAATAAATTGAGTGCCACCGCCAAGGTGGTGGAAAAGCTTTTGGATGCCAACTATGTGACAGGCGTCTGGCGGGACTATCTGGAGGTGCGCAAGCACGAAAAGGACTATCTGCTGAGGGGGGCTGACAAATATATCGGCAAACTGGACAAAACCATTGCCGCTATCGTTAAAAATACCCAAGCTTCCGTTTTGCCTGAAGGGGGCCGCAATGCGGTGCTGGATGACTTGGCCGTTTACCAGGGGGCCTTTCACAAGCTGGTGGCTGAGGACGGTAACATTGCCGGGATGACCGCTGCCATGCGGGAGGCGGTGCACCGCATTGAGCCAATGGTTGCGGATTTGGTGGAAGATGGTGAAAAAATGATGGGGGATACCGCCATCGCTACCGAACAGGAGGTGGCGCAAGGGTCACGACAGGCCTTGATCGTCAGTGGTGTCATTCTTCTGCTGGGAGCCTTTTTTGCCGTGGTGATCGGTCGAGCTGTTTCCGGTCCTCTGGTGCGGCTGAAGGGTATGTCCGACCAGTTCAGCCAAGGAGATCTGACCGTTACCACTGATATCAGCCGTTCTGATGAGGTGGGGATGATGGCGCAAGGGTTGAGCCGTACGGTGGCCAAGCTGCGGGAGGTGATGTCCCAGGCCAAATCCGCCTCGTCCAACGTCGCTGCTGGCAGTCAGGAGCTTTCGGACGCTTCCCAGCAGCTTTCCCAGGGGGCGACCCAGCAAGCAGCCGCCATTGAGGAGACCTCTTCGGCCATGGAAGAGATGGTTTCCAATATTCAGCAAAATGCCGATAATGCCCAGACCACCGAGCAGATTTCCCAAAAGGCCTCCAAGGATGCCGTGGAGAGTGGTGATGCGGTCAACGAGGCCATGAGCGCCATGAAGATGATCGCTGAAAAGATTTCCATCATTGAGGAGATCGCCCGCCAGACCAATCTTTTGGCCTTGAATGCCGCGATTGAGGCGGCCCGGGCCGGGGAGCACGGGAAAGGGTTTGCAGTTGTGGCTGCAGAAGTGCGAAAATTAGCCGAACGGAGTCAGTCGGCAGCTGGTGAGATCGGCGGGCTTTCCGCTTCCAGTGTTTCGGTGGCGGAGCGAGCTGGGGGCATGTTGGAGCAGCTGGTGCCGGATATCCAGAAAACAGCCGAGCTGATTCAGGAAATCACCGCTGCGAGTATCGAGCAGAACCAGGGGGCCACCCAGATCAACAAGGCCCTGCAACAGCTGGATCAGGTCATTCAGCAAAATGCCGGACAAGCGGAGGAGATGGCCGCTACTTCCGAGGAGCTTTTCGCCCAGGCGGATACCCTGCAATCGGCGGTGGGTTTTTTCCATACGGGAGAGGAGGGGGGCGCTGTCAGGACCACACCCAGGTCCAGGCTCCCCAGGCAAAAAGCATTGGGCGCACCACCCCAGCGAGCCCGGCCCACCGGTGCTCTGCTGGAGATGAATGCCGGACCCGGAGGTGGTTCGGGGGATGACGAATTCGAAAATTTTTAA
- a CDS encoding chemotaxis protein CheW, producing the protein MSVPGITETTQFLTFTLADEVFAVDISQVKEVLEWTPMTKVPRTPAFMCGVTNLRGSVVPVVDMRLKFGMSKGDRTVNTCIIIVEVNVEDGQTVLGAMADSVREVIGLEPDQIEPPPKIGTKLRTEFIKGMGKRDGQFIIILDTDKVFSAEELSLMGEAGDGRPGESAAAA; encoded by the coding sequence ATGAGTGTTCCCGGTATTACCGAAACAACCCAGTTTTTGACCTTTACCCTGGCGGACGAGGTCTTTGCAGTAGACATTTCCCAGGTCAAGGAGGTGCTGGAATGGACCCCCATGACCAAAGTCCCCCGCACCCCTGCCTTCATGTGTGGCGTGACCAACCTGCGGGGCAGCGTTGTCCCGGTGGTGGACATGCGGCTCAAGTTTGGCATGTCCAAGGGAGATCGGACGGTCAACACCTGCATTATCATCGTCGAAGTAAATGTCGAGGATGGCCAGACGGTTCTGGGAGCCATGGCTGACTCGGTTCGTGAAGTGATCGGTCTGGAACCCGACCAGATCGAACCTCCCCCAAAAATTGGAACCAAGCTGCGTACCGAGTTTATCAAGGGTATGGGCAAGCGGGATGGGCAGTTCATCATCATCCTGGATACCGACAAGGTGTTTTCCGCTGAAGAGTTGAGCCTGATGGGTGAAGCAGGGGATGGCAGGCCGGGCGAGAGTGCCGCTGCAGCCTAG
- a CDS encoding nitrate- and nitrite sensing domain-containing protein produces MGFLKNIQLSTKFFIMLLIPLLGLIIFGVQGVMDRQEMANRMTSMGELSGLGVRISALLHETQKERGMTAGFLGSKGKKFRSELPKQRGETNKRGGILKEYLETFDARSFGQELSSPLADALSRLEGLDDIRRKVDGLNIAGKEAIGYYTKMNATFLDTVGNLSKLAGNVEMAALSNGYVNFLLGKERAGIERAVLTNTFARDSFGPGMFHKFGVLVTEQNTFFRVFRSQASPSQIAFFNEKLSAPPVAEVQRMRDIAFSKGTASEKGDLLNTLFRHIGYGGMIHDFKNLVLRMDPMYLERAKDNHQQAMAVLDRFEKIATSEEKSQLAVVRSTLDKYRAGLDVVMGSSGGDQGDVTTRDKAVKVNDGPALKALEALSMANLSSSMGVEPAYWFKTITAKINLLKEIEDRLSTDLDARSTELKSTANQAFWATLIFTVVVVLMASLLGILFARQILAQVGCEPAEVMAIANRVAQGDLTMSFEERCDPRGIYGSIKNMVENLSRTVRTLNIVAEEVVSGSSTVSTGSQRVSEGATEQAASVEETSAAMEQMTSNIAQNTENAQTTESMAEVASKDAASGGSAVSQAVGAMREIAEKISIIEEIARQTNLLALNAAIEAARAGEHGKGFAVVAAEVRKLAERSQTAAGEITGLSTSSVAVVEEAGGILAKLVPDIQKTAGLVQEISASSLEQQSGSQQVNQAIQQLDQVIQQNASTSEELSATADELAGQAEKLVTSLAFFKLSDKRGAAMPAQTRKNRATPRIASGGARPKALPQPASRGGQGAQIDMGDDAFEKF; encoded by the coding sequence ATGGGATTCCTGAAAAACATCCAGTTGAGTACCAAATTTTTCATCATGCTTCTCATCCCTCTGCTGGGGTTGATCATTTTCGGTGTTCAGGGGGTGATGGATCGACAGGAGATGGCCAATCGCATGACCAGCATGGGGGAACTTTCCGGGCTGGGGGTGCGTATCAGCGCCTTGCTGCATGAGACCCAGAAAGAGCGGGGTATGACGGCGGGATTTTTGGGCAGCAAAGGCAAAAAATTTCGCTCCGAGCTTCCCAAGCAGCGGGGGGAGACCAACAAGCGGGGTGGGATTCTCAAAGAATATCTCGAAACCTTTGATGCCCGCTCCTTTGGTCAGGAACTCTCCTCCCCCTTGGCAGATGCCTTGAGCCGTTTGGAAGGGCTGGATGATATTCGCCGCAAGGTGGACGGTCTCAATATTGCCGGTAAAGAGGCGATTGGCTATTACACCAAAATGAACGCGACGTTTCTGGACACGGTGGGGAATCTTTCAAAACTGGCCGGTAACGTGGAAATGGCCGCCCTCTCCAACGGCTACGTCAATTTTTTGTTGGGTAAGGAGCGGGCCGGAATTGAGCGGGCGGTGTTGACCAATACCTTTGCCCGGGACAGCTTTGGGCCGGGGATGTTTCATAAATTCGGGGTATTGGTGACTGAGCAAAACACCTTTTTCCGGGTATTTCGTTCCCAGGCCAGCCCCTCTCAGATCGCCTTTTTCAATGAAAAACTCTCTGCCCCCCCCGTGGCAGAGGTCCAGCGGATGCGGGATATCGCTTTTTCCAAGGGTACGGCGAGCGAAAAGGGGGATCTGCTGAACACCCTGTTTCGTCACATCGGCTACGGTGGGATGATCCATGATTTTAAAAACCTGGTCCTGCGGATGGACCCCATGTATCTGGAACGGGCCAAGGACAACCATCAGCAGGCGATGGCCGTCCTGGATCGGTTTGAAAAAATTGCCACCTCCGAGGAAAAATCCCAGCTGGCTGTTGTGCGTTCCACCCTGGATAAATATCGCGCCGGCCTGGATGTTGTCATGGGGTCATCGGGGGGTGATCAAGGGGATGTGACGACTCGGGACAAGGCGGTCAAGGTGAATGACGGCCCCGCTCTGAAGGCGTTGGAAGCCCTCTCCATGGCCAATCTGTCCAGCAGTATGGGGGTGGAGCCTGCCTACTGGTTTAAAACGATCACCGCCAAGATCAATCTGCTGAAGGAGATCGAGGATCGGCTTTCCACGGATCTCGACGCCCGTTCTACCGAGCTTAAGTCTACTGCCAACCAGGCCTTCTGGGCGACTCTGATCTTTACTGTGGTAGTGGTTTTGATGGCTTCGCTGTTGGGAATTCTCTTTGCCCGGCAGATTTTGGCCCAGGTGGGGTGTGAGCCTGCTGAAGTGATGGCGATTGCCAACCGGGTGGCCCAGGGGGATCTGACCATGAGTTTTGAGGAAAGATGTGACCCACGGGGTATCTATGGCTCCATCAAAAACATGGTGGAAAATTTAAGCCGCACGGTACGCACCTTGAACATCGTGGCTGAAGAGGTGGTATCAGGCAGCAGCACGGTGAGTACCGGCTCCCAGAGGGTGTCCGAAGGAGCGACCGAACAGGCCGCCTCTGTGGAAGAGACCTCGGCGGCCATGGAGCAGATGACTTCCAATATCGCCCAAAACACCGAAAATGCCCAAACCACCGAAAGCATGGCCGAAGTGGCCTCCAAGGATGCCGCCAGCGGTGGCAGTGCCGTCAGCCAGGCGGTGGGGGCGATGCGGGAGATCGCTGAAAAAATTTCCATCATCGAGGAGATCGCCCGTCAGACCAACCTGCTCGCCCTGAATGCCGCCATTGAGGCCGCTCGGGCGGGTGAACACGGCAAGGGCTTTGCGGTGGTGGCTGCCGAAGTGCGCAAGCTGGCGGAGCGCAGCCAGACTGCGGCTGGTGAGATCACCGGGCTTTCCACCTCCAGTGTGGCGGTGGTGGAGGAAGCGGGGGGTATTCTGGCCAAGCTGGTCCCGGATATTCAAAAAACCGCCGGGCTGGTGCAGGAAATTTCCGCCTCCTCTCTGGAACAGCAATCGGGATCCCAACAAGTCAACCAGGCGATCCAACAACTGGACCAGGTGATTCAGCAAAATGCCTCCACTTCTGAGGAACTTTCGGCCACGGCGGACGAATTGGCAGGACAGGCGGAAAAATTGGTCACCTCACTGGCCTTTTTTAAACTCAGTGATAAACGGGGTGCGGCCATGCCGGCCCAAACCCGAAAAAACCGCGCCACTCCCCGGATTGCCTCTGGTGGAGCCAGGCCGAAAGCCCTGCCCCAACCCGCCTCAAGAGGAGGTCAGGGGGCGCAGATCGACATGGGTGATGACGCCTTTGAAAAATTTTAG
- a CDS encoding chemotaxis protein CheV: MDDVLNEVQQRANLAMSNEMEMLTFYLRDEQLYGMNVFKIIEILEHKAITKIPGSHDAILGTIDFRGRPISLIDLSYALDLGYTDYENNLAYILVCEYSDTTQGFLVSRPNVLITKGWKDIIKPDGMFYDSTYLTAITYHQDETVQILDVEKILVEITGITMQVDESLLQEAQRLHAERHHVLCVDDSKAACELLRTTLDQMDIQHTILEDAQKAYDTLEKSVEDGGKSPYTMVISDLEMPGMDGFSLTRKIKANPKLAGIHVAIHSSLSNRSNQVKAQQMGADDFIPKFMPNSIVKSVLAQITKSQEAAN, translated from the coding sequence ATGGATGATGTTTTAAACGAGGTACAGCAGCGCGCCAATCTTGCCATGAGCAACGAGATGGAGATGCTGACCTTCTATCTGCGAGACGAACAGCTCTACGGCATGAACGTCTTCAAGATTATTGAAATCCTGGAACACAAAGCCATCACCAAAATTCCAGGGTCTCACGACGCCATTCTGGGAACCATCGACTTTCGGGGTAGACCCATCTCCCTGATCGATCTTTCCTATGCTCTGGACCTGGGCTATACCGACTACGAAAACAACCTGGCCTATATCCTGGTTTGCGAATACAGCGACACCACCCAGGGTTTTTTGGTCAGCCGGCCCAATGTTCTCATCACCAAGGGGTGGAAGGATATCATCAAGCCGGATGGCATGTTCTATGATTCCACCTATCTGACGGCCATCACCTATCATCAGGATGAGACGGTTCAGATTCTGGATGTGGAAAAAATTCTGGTAGAGATCACCGGCATCACCATGCAAGTGGACGAAAGCCTGCTCCAAGAGGCCCAACGCCTCCACGCCGAGAGACACCACGTTCTCTGTGTTGACGACTCCAAGGCCGCCTGTGAGCTGTTACGTACGACCTTGGATCAGATGGACATTCAGCATACCATTTTGGAAGATGCCCAAAAGGCCTATGATACACTGGAAAAATCGGTCGAGGATGGGGGAAAGAGTCCTTACACCATGGTAATTTCCGATCTGGAAATGCCGGGGATGGACGGCTTCAGCTTAACTCGGAAGATCAAAGCCAACCCCAAGCTGGCAGGCATCCATGTAGCGATTCACTCATCCCTTTCCAATCGCTCCAATCAGGTCAAGGCTCAGCAGATGGGGGCGGACGATTTTATCCCGAAATTCATGCCCAACAGCATCGTCAAATCGGTGTTGGCGCAAATCACGAAATCGCAAGAGGCAGCCAACTGA
- a CDS encoding STAS domain-containing protein, whose translation MIEFTLDNADGNGTLTLSGDITIQVATELKENLMKALDDEVKHLILSLDQVSALDLTGLQLICAAQRSVKNAGKSFTLAGAVPDAVRQAVVESGYVGCGGAEDNSKLWTGE comes from the coding sequence GTGATTGAATTTACTTTGGACAATGCAGATGGAAACGGTACTCTAACCCTCTCTGGGGACATTACCATTCAGGTTGCCACAGAGTTGAAAGAGAACCTGATGAAAGCCCTGGACGACGAGGTGAAACATCTGATCTTAAGCCTGGATCAGGTTAGCGCCTTGGATCTGACCGGGTTGCAGCTCATCTGTGCCGCGCAGAGGAGTGTGAAAAATGCAGGAAAGAGCTTTACATTGGCGGGTGCGGTTCCCGACGCCGTAAGGCAAGCGGTGGTGGAGTCCGGCTATGTCGGATGCGGGGGGGCCGAGGACAACAGCAAACTCTGGACGGGAGAATAG
- a CDS encoding response regulator — MAKKIMTVDDSSSVRQMVGLTLKGAGYDVVEAEDGVDALNKLKASPVDMVITDLNMPNMDGLTLIKNLRALPQYKFIPIVMLTTESQAGRKAEGKSAGATGWIVKPFKPPQLLGVIKKVLR; from the coding sequence ATGGCCAAGAAAATCATGACGGTAGACGATTCCTCCAGCGTGCGGCAAATGGTGGGCCTTACGTTGAAGGGGGCTGGCTATGATGTGGTGGAGGCTGAGGATGGTGTGGATGCCCTCAATAAATTGAAGGCATCCCCCGTGGACATGGTGATTACCGACCTGAATATGCCCAATATGGATGGTCTCACCCTGATCAAAAATCTTCGGGCGCTGCCCCAATATAAGTTTATCCCCATCGTCATGCTCACCACGGAATCCCAGGCCGGGCGCAAGGCGGAAGGTAAATCTGCCGGTGCGACGGGTTGGATCGTCAAACCCTTCAAGCCACCCCAGTTGTTGGGTGTGATCAAGAAGGTACTGCGTTAG
- a CDS encoding chemotaxis protein CheA, with amino-acid sequence MEIDTSAFTEEAYELLSELEDSLLTLEEVPDDQDLIGRVFRAMHTIKGSGAMFGFDEVAEFTHDVETVFDLARNGTIPVTKKLIDLTLAARDQIRSMLDAAAGGPPADVENAKQITAGLRTLVPGAEPAADTSAEAPGAAPDIPDQDGPLPYRIRIKPQPDIMANGTNLLLLLDELRELGDCRVVAFTDALPDLAELDPEHCHTSWEVFLTTDGGENAIHDVFIFVEDECEINIRILDRGEEDEDSPPKKIGEILMERGDISKDQLERELQPLGDRLVASGAAPAAKVKAALAEQDVLRKQKEVRQATTAAASVRIPADRLDGLVDLVGELVTTQARLHQTSNSLDNQDLQLISEEIERLTNELRDSTMSIRMLPIGATFNKFKRLVRDLSKELSKEMELTTEGADTELDKTVIDQLNDPLVHIIRNSIDHGVESPDEREAAGKSRSGTIHLSAVHSGANVLISVKDDGKGLDADKLRAKAIEKGILSLDDNISDHEAYQLIFAAGFSTAEKITNVSGRGVGMDVVNKSIDALRGSIDVWSELGVGTEITLKLPLTLAIIEGLLVEINDQRFILPLASVEECVELSREDIAQTHGRHVVNVRDEIVPYIRIRDRFNVEGESPEIEQIVITEVQEKRVGFVVDGVIGQHQTVIKSLGKHFSHSDELSGATILGDGSVALILDLGKMVRLVEDEEIVAG; translated from the coding sequence ATGGAAATCGATACCAGTGCGTTTACAGAGGAAGCGTACGAACTCCTGTCAGAACTGGAGGATTCTCTGCTGACGCTGGAGGAGGTCCCCGATGACCAGGATCTCATTGGCCGGGTTTTCCGGGCCATGCACACCATCAAGGGCTCCGGAGCCATGTTTGGCTTCGACGAAGTGGCGGAATTTACCCACGATGTGGAAACGGTCTTTGATCTGGCGCGCAACGGTACCATTCCCGTCACCAAGAAACTCATCGATCTGACTCTGGCTGCCAGAGATCAAATTCGCTCCATGCTGGATGCCGCTGCCGGTGGCCCTCCTGCAGATGTCGAAAATGCCAAGCAAATCACTGCAGGCCTGAGAACCTTGGTTCCCGGTGCTGAGCCTGCCGCCGATACCTCGGCAGAAGCGCCTGGTGCTGCACCTGATATTCCTGATCAGGATGGTCCCCTCCCTTACCGCATCCGGATCAAACCCCAGCCGGACATCATGGCCAACGGCACCAACCTCCTGTTGCTGCTGGATGAGCTTCGGGAGCTGGGAGACTGTCGGGTGGTGGCTTTTACAGATGCCCTGCCGGATCTTGCCGAGCTTGACCCGGAACACTGCCACACCAGCTGGGAGGTGTTTCTCACCACAGATGGCGGCGAAAACGCCATTCACGATGTCTTCATTTTTGTCGAGGATGAGTGCGAGATCAATATCCGCATCCTCGACCGTGGGGAAGAGGATGAGGATTCTCCCCCCAAGAAGATTGGTGAAATTCTCATGGAGAGGGGGGATATCTCCAAGGATCAGCTGGAGCGGGAGCTGCAGCCCCTGGGAGACCGGCTGGTGGCTTCAGGAGCAGCTCCTGCCGCCAAGGTCAAAGCCGCCCTCGCTGAGCAGGATGTGCTCCGAAAACAGAAAGAGGTGCGCCAAGCCACGACAGCCGCCGCCAGTGTTCGGATTCCCGCTGATCGCCTGGATGGTCTTGTAGACCTGGTGGGAGAGCTGGTGACCACTCAAGCCCGCCTCCACCAGACATCCAACTCTCTGGACAACCAAGATCTACAGCTCATCTCTGAGGAGATTGAGCGCCTGACCAACGAGCTGCGGGACTCCACCATGAGTATCCGCATGCTCCCCATTGGTGCTACTTTTAATAAATTCAAACGCTTGGTCCGGGATCTCTCCAAGGAACTCAGTAAGGAGATGGAACTGACCACTGAGGGGGCGGACACTGAGCTGGACAAGACCGTTATCGACCAGCTTAACGATCCTCTGGTACACATTATCCGTAACTCCATTGATCACGGTGTTGAGTCTCCTGATGAGCGGGAGGCCGCTGGTAAATCCCGTTCCGGAACGATCCACCTTTCCGCTGTTCACTCCGGCGCCAACGTGCTGATCAGCGTGAAAGACGACGGCAAGGGGTTGGATGCGGACAAGCTGCGCGCCAAGGCGATCGAAAAAGGGATCCTCTCCCTTGACGACAATATTTCCGATCATGAGGCCTACCAGCTGATTTTCGCCGCCGGTTTTTCCACCGCCGAAAAAATCACCAACGTTTCCGGTCGCGGTGTGGGAATGGACGTGGTGAACAAGTCTATCGACGCCTTGCGAGGATCTATTGATGTTTGGAGCGAGCTGGGTGTGGGGACTGAGATCACACTCAAGCTGCCTCTGACTCTGGCGATCATTGAAGGGTTGTTGGTGGAGATCAACGACCAGCGGTTTATTCTGCCCTTGGCATCCGTGGAGGAGTGTGTGGAGCTATCCCGGGAGGATATTGCCCAGACCCATGGCCGTCATGTGGTCAACGTTCGGGATGAAATCGTGCCTTATATCCGCATTCGGGATCGCTTTAACGTGGAGGGCGAGTCTCCAGAGATCGAGCAGATCGTGATCACCGAGGTACAGGAAAAACGGGTCGGTTTTGTGGTGGATGGGGTGATTGGTCAGCATCAGACAGTGATCAAGAGTCTGGGTAAACATTTTTCCCATTCCGATGAGCTTTCGGGGGCGACTATCCTGGGAGATGGCTCTGTCGCTTTGATCTTGGATCTGGGCAAAATGGTCCGTCTGGTGGAGGATGAAGAGATCGTAGCGGGCTGA
- the rsgA gene encoding ribosome small subunit-dependent GTPase A, with protein sequence MSNAFTSLSKLGLRPFFQQQLTLDELNDSRLVRVTGRHGDWLTLVGKNGQSQLKLPGKWRLHAPDEQPLIGDWLVVNQNDQPVRLLDRISLLSRRASGHGQHAQHMAANIDTLFVVSSCNRDFNLSRIERYLALAHEGKVQPVVILTKADLVDDPAFYRRETENLHGGVVAVTMDARSQEVQHHLAPWINPGETVAFLGSSGVGKSTLINSLLEKETIPTQAARSQDNRGRHTTTARSMFQMAGGAWLIDTPGMRELRLGENKQGLQEVFGEIEELAKGCQYRDCDHEETSGCAVLAEVQAGTVDARRLQNYLKLQREQGYLKETVWQQRDRHRRFARMVNQAKKTKYGWR encoded by the coding sequence GTGTCGAATGCGTTTACTTCGCTTTCCAAGCTGGGCTTGCGCCCATTTTTCCAACAACAACTGACCCTTGACGAATTGAATGACAGCCGCCTGGTTCGGGTGACTGGTCGTCATGGTGATTGGCTGACCCTGGTGGGTAAAAACGGCCAGAGCCAGCTAAAACTACCAGGCAAATGGCGATTGCACGCCCCAGATGAGCAACCGCTCATTGGTGACTGGCTTGTCGTCAACCAGAATGATCAACCGGTTCGTCTGCTGGATCGGATTTCGCTGCTTTCCCGCAGAGCATCCGGGCATGGTCAACATGCCCAACATATGGCCGCGAATATCGATACGCTGTTCGTCGTTTCCTCCTGCAATCGGGACTTCAACCTTTCCCGCATTGAACGCTATCTGGCTCTGGCCCATGAAGGGAAAGTCCAGCCAGTTGTTATCCTGACCAAGGCAGACTTGGTGGATGACCCGGCATTTTATCGTCGGGAAACTGAAAACCTTCACGGGGGGGTTGTCGCTGTCACCATGGATGCCCGCAGCCAAGAGGTTCAGCATCATCTGGCTCCTTGGATCAATCCAGGGGAAACAGTCGCCTTTTTGGGCTCATCCGGTGTTGGAAAATCGACCCTGATCAATTCCCTTCTGGAAAAAGAAACCATCCCGACCCAAGCCGCGCGCTCCCAGGATAACAGAGGGCGACACACAACTACGGCCCGTTCCATGTTTCAGATGGCCGGCGGCGCTTGGTTGATTGATACCCCTGGAATGCGTGAGTTGCGTCTTGGAGAGAACAAGCAGGGTTTGCAGGAGGTGTTTGGGGAAATTGAGGAGCTGGCCAAAGGATGTCAATATCGTGATTGCGACCATGAAGAAACATCAGGATGTGCGGTGTTGGCTGAGGTCCAGGCCGGTACAGTGGATGCCAGGAGGCTCCAGAATTATCTCAAGCTACAACGTGAACAGGGTTATTTGAAAGAAACCGTGTGGCAACAACGAGATCGGCACCGTCGTTTTGCCCGGATGGTCAATCAGGCCAAAAAAACCAAATATGGCTGGCGTTAA
- a CDS encoding chemotaxis protein CheD, giving the protein MALPPNHTQHFLLPGAIYAKDEDSAITTVLGSCIAVCLWDNRLKRGGMNHYKLPYWNGEGLPSPKYGNIAIANLIEALLGMGCQRANLQAKVFGGGAVLKTSDGMLKVGERNIAVAKELLTKEKIAVTASNVGGDSSRKILFITSDGSVMMKKAQPR; this is encoded by the coding sequence ATGGCCCTCCCCCCCAATCACACCCAACATTTTCTACTTCCTGGTGCGATCTACGCCAAGGATGAAGACAGTGCCATCACCACGGTGCTTGGTTCCTGCATCGCCGTCTGCCTTTGGGACAATAGACTGAAACGGGGAGGCATGAACCACTACAAACTCCCCTACTGGAACGGTGAAGGACTCCCCTCCCCCAAGTATGGCAACATCGCCATCGCCAATCTGATTGAGGCGTTATTGGGAATGGGTTGCCAGAGGGCAAATCTCCAGGCCAAGGTGTTTGGTGGGGGGGCGGTACTCAAAACCTCCGACGGCATGCTGAAAGTGGGCGAACGCAACATTGCCGTGGCCAAGGAACTGCTCACCAAAGAAAAAATCGCTGTCACCGCCTCTAACGTAGGGGGAGACTCAAGCCGCAAAATTTTATTCATCACCTCCGATGGCTCGGTGATGATGAAAAAAGCCCAGCCACGCTAA
- a CDS encoding HAMP domain-containing histidine kinase, protein MEAMSDDELIAELKKRFDTTKKALHDVQMITKKLEEMNRRLQESEKIKSTFVSLVKNEINNPLTSILGLADQLRSGSATLDMVSPISAMIYKESFSLDYQLRNIFITAELESGEAEMQFSLVDIPAVLNDVRDSFEHLLPEKNLTCTVVAEEGLKFKTDREKLHLIASNLVANAIEYNTQDGSVEIKATVADGELSLAVADTGVGVDVTRTGRLFDRFSQGQSGVSKSFKGHGLGLTIIKALLETLEGSIKVEDNEGGGSIFSVTISEVEVDVEADAFSVDGGEFFFDDDDSSEAF, encoded by the coding sequence ATGGAAGCAATGAGTGATGATGAACTGATCGCTGAGCTGAAAAAGCGTTTTGATACCACGAAGAAAGCCCTCCACGACGTCCAGATGATCACCAAAAAACTGGAGGAGATGAATCGCAGGCTTCAGGAAAGCGAAAAAATCAAATCCACATTCGTCTCCCTGGTTAAAAATGAAATCAACAATCCCCTGACCTCCATCCTGGGATTGGCCGACCAACTTCGCAGCGGTTCCGCCACCCTTGACATGGTGAGTCCCATCTCCGCCATGATCTACAAGGAATCCTTCAGCCTCGACTATCAGCTGCGCAATATTTTCATCACCGCCGAACTGGAATCCGGTGAAGCGGAAATGCAGTTTTCCCTGGTGGATATTCCCGCCGTACTCAACGATGTCAGAGACTCCTTCGAGCATCTGCTTCCGGAAAAAAACCTCACCTGCACCGTGGTCGCCGAGGAAGGTCTAAAGTTTAAGACCGACCGGGAAAAACTCCACCTGATCGCCAGCAATCTGGTCGCCAATGCCATCGAATACAACACCCAGGACGGCAGCGTCGAGATCAAAGCCACCGTCGCCGACGGCGAGTTGAGCCTGGCGGTAGCCGATACCGGCGTTGGTGTGGATGTCACCCGAACAGGTCGCCTCTTCGACCGATTCAGTCAGGGACAATCCGGCGTCAGCAAATCCTTCAAAGGTCACGGACTGGGACTCACCATTATCAAGGCACTTCTGGAAACCCTGGAAGGAAGCATCAAGGTCGAGGACAACGAGGGAGGAGGCTCCATCTTCAGTGTCACCATCTCCGAAGTGGAAGTGGATGTCGAGGCGGATGCCTTTTCCGTGGATGGGGGAGAATTTTTCTTCGATGACGACGATTCCTCCGAAGCTTTCTAA